The following are encoded in a window of Gossypium raimondii isolate GPD5lz chromosome 13, ASM2569854v1, whole genome shotgun sequence genomic DNA:
- the LOC105781552 gene encoding uncharacterized protein LOC105781552, whose amino-acid sequence MTRLELVYTRQLILQYTGLYKGLVRRYEGPFKVVKRVGKVAYKLELPAKLKVHLVFHVSMLKPFHGDQEDPKRAPMGVKVSYDRKVETIEVDRVIRRMYHRPRHEYLVRWKGLLDSEASWEPAKALWQFQGKIDQLYEKDTMGASIEQVGENFIGCAWEPTTMTNSYDPSHSREVIWPNWTGPLLGEIKSPSLELGK is encoded by the exons ATGACTCGGCTAGAGCTTGTTTACACAAGGCAA TTGATTTTGCAATATACGGGCTTGTACAAGGGGCTCGTGCGAAGGTATGAGGGGCCATTTAAAGTTGTGAAGAGAGTAGGCAAGGTGGCCTACAAGCTTGAGTTGCCAGCAAAACTTAAAGTCCACCTAGTGTTCCATGTAAGCATGCTTAAGCCATTTCATGGGGACCAAGAAGATCCGAAACGAGCACCAATGGGGGTAAAGGTCTCTTACGACCGTAAAGTTGAAACCATTGAGGTAGATCGTGTGATTAGACGAATGTACCATCGACCGCGGCATGAATACTTAGTTCGATGGAAGGGGCTTCTTGATAGCGAAGCAAGTTGGGAACCTGCTAAGGCATTGTGGCAGTTTCAAGGAAAGATTGACCAGTTATATGAGAAAGATACGATGGGGGCATCGATAGAACAAGTGGGGGAGAATTTCATTGGTTGTGCATGGGAGCCAACAACCATGACGAACTCGTACGACCCTTCGCATTCAAgagaggtcatttggcccaattGGACTGGTCCATTGCTTGGAGAAATTAAAAGCCCATCTTTGGAGCTTGGCAAATAA
- the LOC105783820 gene encoding uncharacterized protein LOC105783820 isoform X1, whose product MGGHKEMYGEGACRGFFSKKTAQAKLVEILPSSLVLFILRKLPPKRGVSLSAALSFLLYGGRDDEDDSVAKMKAAEEALEAKQKVTNSLSATCSFFYHVL is encoded by the exons ATGGGTGGGCACAAAGAGATGTACGGTGAAGGGGCATGCAGaggatttttttccaaaaaaacaGCCCAAGCTAAG TTGGTGGAAATATTACCTTCATCCTTAGTCCTTTTCATTTTGAGGAAGTTGCCACCAAAACGAG GTGTGTCACTGTCTGCGGCACTTAGCTTTTTACTGTATGGTGGAAG ggatgatgaagatgattctGTTGCCAAGATGAAGGCAGCTGAGGAAGCCTTGgaagcaaaacaaaaagtaaCAAATAGCTTGTCTGCTAcctgttcttttttttatcatgttttataa
- the LOC105783820 gene encoding uncharacterized protein LOC105783820 isoform X2, whose amino-acid sequence MLPLVEILPSSLVLFILRKLPPKRGVSLSAALSFLLYGGRDDEDDSVAKMKAAEEALEAKQKVTNSLSATCSFFYHVL is encoded by the exons ATGTTACCT TTGGTGGAAATATTACCTTCATCCTTAGTCCTTTTCATTTTGAGGAAGTTGCCACCAAAACGAG GTGTGTCACTGTCTGCGGCACTTAGCTTTTTACTGTATGGTGGAAG ggatgatgaagatgattctGTTGCCAAGATGAAGGCAGCTGAGGAAGCCTTGgaagcaaaacaaaaagtaaCAAATAGCTTGTCTGCTAcctgttcttttttttatcatgttttataa